Proteins encoded together in one Campylobacter concisus window:
- a CDS encoding transaldolase, which yields MYDNEAKFSLWCDFIERDFLQNEFNSLLEKGVINGATSNPAIFKTAFASPAYKQIIQNSNKRHPKDLYEILATQDIKIAACKMLKNYANGDDGFVSIEVDPNLSGETAATIEEGIRLHNLISMPNVMIKIPATKEGYEAMSALMARGISVNATLIFSPDQAKNCLEAFKEGSKAYASRFVDTTMPKGVISVFVSRFDRKLDETMSAKSLPTGQIGIMNAANIYHIIEDFGLENVRTLFASTGVKGGGLRGDYYVRELMYKNSINTAPIDTIKEFIKEKAEAKNAPSKENISSFFHIIKNNEIDINATYKELLNDGLKQFVAAFDEIMKSL from the coding sequence ATGTATGACAATGAAGCTAAATTTTCTCTTTGGTGTGACTTTATAGAGAGAGATTTTTTACAAAACGAATTCAACTCTTTATTAGAAAAAGGCGTTATAAACGGAGCTACAAGCAACCCAGCTATCTTTAAAACAGCTTTTGCATCACCTGCTTACAAACAGATCATACAAAATAGCAACAAGCGTCATCCAAAAGATCTTTATGAAATTTTAGCGACCCAAGATATCAAGATCGCCGCATGTAAAATGTTAAAAAACTACGCAAATGGCGATGATGGCTTTGTTAGCATCGAGGTCGATCCAAATTTAAGTGGCGAAACAGCTGCGACGATAGAAGAGGGCATCAGGCTTCACAACCTTATCTCAATGCCAAATGTTATGATAAAAATTCCAGCCACAAAAGAGGGTTATGAAGCGATGAGCGCGCTCATGGCAAGAGGCATCAGCGTAAATGCGACGCTCATTTTCTCGCCAGATCAGGCCAAAAACTGCCTAGAGGCTTTTAAAGAGGGTAGCAAAGCTTACGCAAGCCGCTTTGTGGATACGACGATGCCAAAAGGTGTGATCAGCGTTTTTGTTAGTAGATTTGATAGAAAGCTTGATGAGACAATGTCTGCAAAGAGCCTACCAACAGGGCAGATCGGCATAATGAACGCTGCGAATATCTATCATATCATTGAGGATTTTGGCTTAGAAAACGTAAGGACACTTTTTGCAAGCACTGGCGTAAAAGGTGGTGGTTTAAGAGGGGATTATTACGTTAGAGAGCTAATGTATAAAAACTCTATAAACACAGCTCCGATAGATACTATAAAAGAATTTATAAAAGAAAAAGCCGAGGCAAAAAATGCCCCTAGCAAAGAGAATATCTCAAGCTTTTTTCACATCATAAAAAATAATGAAATCGATATAAATGCTACTTATAAAGAGCTTTTAAATGACGGCTTAAAGCAGTTTGTTGCAGCATTTGATGAGATTATGAAATCACTTTAA